The genome window AGAGCGGGCGTCTCACGAAGGCTTTTCGCGTTGGTGAACCTCCTCGTGGGGAGGGTGAGGGGTGGGCTCGCCTACGTGAACGTCATCGAGAGCACGGTCTTCGGGAGCATTTCCGGCGCTGCCCTGTCTGACATTGCCGCCCTGGGGAAGATCGAGATCAATTCCATGCTGGAGACCGGGTATGACAGGGATTTTGCCTGTGCACTAACGGCTGTGTCTTCCCTGCAGAGCCCGCTCATTCCCCCAAGCACGACAGCGATACTCTATGCGGGGATCATGAACCTTTCGGTTGGGGCGGTGCTGATGGGAGGGGCTATCCCCGGTGTCATTCTCGGTCTCTCCCAGGTACTCTACATCGCACTGATGGGTAGGAGACTGAAACTCCCTAAGGTGACCAGGCGATACGAGAGAAGCGAAATCGTAACCATCTGGCGCGAAGGCTTGATCGCCGTTGGGATGCCGCTGATCATCCTTGCCGGGATACTCCTGGGCATCTGCACGCCCACCGAGGCTGCCGCAATAGCCGTGCTTTACGCTGTCATCGTCGCGGTCTTCGTGTACCGGGAGTTGACGCTCAAGGATCTCGTCGCCGCCCTCGAGGCTTCGGCGAAGACCGCGGCGACTCTGTTCATAATCGTGGCCTTCGCGTCGATCTACTCGTGGGTGCTGGGGTCCGAGAGAGTGCCTGAGATGATCGCGAGGTTCCTGCTCAGCATGTCGAACAACAGATACGTGCTCCTGCTGCTCGTAAACCTTCTGCTCATCATCGTGGGGATGTGGATGGAGAC of Bacillota bacterium contains these proteins:
- a CDS encoding TRAP transporter large permease, with amino-acid sequence MAAFWIATAILVILIISGMPIAFAIGLSSIAFILTTNPINIIVAPLRMFAGVNSFVLMALPLFVLAAEIMVRAGVSRRLFALVNLLVGRVRGGLAYVNVIESTVFGSISGAALSDIAALGKIEINSMLETGYDRDFACALTAVSSLQSPLIPPSTTAILYAGIMNLSVGAVLMGGAIPGVILGLSQVLYIALMGRRLKLPKVTRRYERSEIVTIWREGLIAVGMPLIILAGILLGICTPTEAAAIAVLYAVIVAVFVYRELTLKDLVAALEASAKTAATLFIIVAFASIYSWVLGSERVPEMIARFLLSMSNNRYVLLLLVNLLLIIVGMWMETGAAIILFAPILAPIMARIGVHPIHFAIVMILNLVIGLITPPVGVVLYATCAVGEISFERLNRALAPLLLISFVVLAIVTLVPDLVLFLPRLVGLIG